In the [Clostridium] colinum genome, one interval contains:
- a CDS encoding ribose-phosphate diphosphokinase: MSGSCKGEIKIFTCNGNKKLAEQVANELGISLSKCSVSKFSDGEISVAIDETVRGCDVYIIQPTSYPVNDNLMELLIMIDACKRASAGRINAVIPYYGYARQDRKVKARDPISAKLVANLITSAGADRVISMDLHCAQIQGFFDIPVDHLFGMPILVSYYEEKFKNNKEDLVVVSPDLGSVARNRHFAEKLDIPLAIVDKRRPKPNVSEIMNIIGDIKDKDIILVDDMIDTAGTITNAANALKERGAKSVYACCTHPILSGKAIERIESSAIEELLVLNTVELPEDKNISKIKQLSVSKLISSAINRIHNEEPVSDIF; the protein is encoded by the coding sequence ATGAGCGGAAGCTGTAAAGGTGAAATAAAAATCTTTACTTGTAACGGAAATAAAAAACTTGCAGAACAAGTGGCTAATGAGCTAGGAATATCTTTATCTAAATGTAGTGTTAGTAAATTTAGTGATGGTGAAATTAGCGTTGCTATAGATGAAACTGTTAGGGGATGTGATGTATATATTATTCAACCAACTTCATATCCTGTTAATGATAATTTAATGGAGCTTTTAATAATGATTGATGCTTGCAAAAGAGCTTCAGCTGGTCGTATAAATGCAGTTATACCATATTATGGATATGCAAGACAAGATAGAAAGGTTAAAGCACGTGACCCAATTAGTGCTAAACTTGTAGCTAATTTAATAACAAGTGCTGGTGCAGATAGAGTTATATCTATGGATTTACATTGTGCTCAAATACAAGGCTTTTTTGACATACCAGTTGACCATTTATTTGGTATGCCTATATTAGTGTCTTACTATGAAGAGAAATTTAAAAATAATAAAGAAGATTTAGTAGTAGTTTCTCCAGATTTAGGTAGTGTTGCAAGAAATAGACATTTTGCAGAAAAGTTAGACATACCTTTAGCTATTGTTGACAAAAGAAGACCAAAACCTAATGTTTCTGAAATAATGAATATAATAGGTGATATAAAAGACAAAGATATTATACTTGTTGATGATATGATAGATACAGCAGGTACTATAACAAATGCTGCTAATGCTCTTAAAGAAAGAGGTGCAAAAAGCGTTTATGCTTGTTGTACACACCCTATATTATCTGGTAAAGCAATAGAAAGAATAGAATCTAGTGCGATAGAAGAATTATTAGTTTTAAATACAGTAGAGCTACCAGAAGATAAAAATATATCTAAAATAAAACAATTATCGGTTTCTAAATTAATATCTAGCGCTATTAACCGTATACATAACGAAGAACCAGTTTCTGATATATTTTAA